The Musa acuminata AAA Group cultivar baxijiao chromosome BXJ3-6, Cavendish_Baxijiao_AAA, whole genome shotgun sequence region ATCCGGAAACAAACACCCAAGAGCTACCTAGGTGACACATAGCTAGATAGGCTTTTGGGGTAATatttgttaaatctcgaattttgatgatgaaatcaattaatagtatttgtgatttgatatgcgttttgagtgatgtaggaagcttcgataaaggaaagacaattaaaagtaggaagaatcatattgggtcggagtagaaaatatcataagatttgacatcgagtcggaggatcggtcgacatatcgacagaatactttgggccatgagttcaggcattgggccaagaagagcgaaaattgcgccaaggatatcggagttatgaagATCaaatagctgattgggcaatgacatactagacaacatgtatcgaagattcggacgaagcgccgatgaaccaatgacataccggacaacatgtgatttaatttataataattaccctcatcaaagtaggttttaagtgtgcaggattaactatgatagaaatcaaagcataaagcaaaatgaagtcccaaagtcaagaacgagatttcgttgggagttcgagagttcgttggaagtccagatgttaATCgacagttctaccggaattgatcgagaagtccaggagcttgctgaagaagctcgtcgaaactcagcaagaagatcattgtgaagtccaggagcttgccgggagtccgttggaacattgccaagagatcatcggaagttccccggaagaaacctagatttaccagaccgaaccacataaatatggtgttcttgtcgcttttattcttttcgctttattgtctttgttggattACCAAAATTAccatttggtaaatttcctggagcTAGCTCTAACACATATTGCTACAGATGAAGAGAAAATAAGTGCCAGCGGATGCAGTCGATTCAAAAGGTAGATAATGGCATTCGTGTTGTAAATACATTGATGAGGAAATGAAAGATGTTTTTGGGTGGATTGCAAATGAAGTATGTAATGAATTGCCTTTCTTAGGCAAATAAAACACTATACAATCCCATATAGTGATCTTTCTTGTTTCGCTCTACTACTCTGTTTGTTTTGTGCTTGTTAGAGCTCTCTGTTTGTGGCAGAGATCTCTCTGTGCTATGCTTACTGCAAGCATCCTCTGTTTATGGCAGATCAAACAATTGTAGTTATGTGCCGTTCAATTTCGATTGGGAGTGAGCAAAAGAGTAATTATGGGTTTAATTTCAACCTATTTTCACTCAATTCAACAATTGTCACATGACCGTTCATGGTTTGCAAAATTTATGTTTGTAatatacattgtttatcaaatatttactgAAATGGCTACACGTAAATCACAAGTTAAATACTTTTTCTtatctgttttctcttttgtatgtcttTAAGGGCTATAAGAGGATTCAGATAAGTTGATTTTTTATGGATAAACATGTAAATGTGTCACATGACTTATGCAAAACCAGCTATGTCTATAAAAGATGATATTAGAGCTGGACAAGTATAATTAGAAACATTTTACATGTAAACGTGGGGGTCTTAGCGAGGTTTCATTAAGGGTAGCTAGAACGCACGactatttaagagaaatgagcataaagatgtagggaaaggagtcacTTAGAGGAGTAGGCATTCAAGATTAACATTCAAAAAAATAGCTAATCCTTCACATAAGAGGCACCATAAGGTCAAACAAACTAGAAAGAATGTATAGCACACGAAGGTTAAGATGGCTGACTTCGAGCTACGACTCGACGTTGGCAACTAAACTTTATGGCGCTAAAGGCAAATAGGGCACTTAGTAAAGGATAAGACTATGTAAGGTGAGATGGATTGCTCAATGATCGAAAGGATTGTACAAAGCTCATAAAGGTAAGAGAAATTACTAAAAAAAATTAGTACTTATTCAAGGGCTTGCATATAGATGATGGACTATTCGTAACTATCCCATGGTGACCAAAACTCGTTCCTATGGAGCATTAAATTTTCTTCAGCATAGGAAGGATACATCCGTATGAAACTAATTTAGCATGTTGCTAAGTCGTGAGGGGCACAACAAAGGTTGAATTGGTAAAGAGATAATCTAGCAAATGCATTCATGGAGGCAGAATAGTACATAGCTTGTTTAGCAAAATAGAGTAGTTTAAGAGGATGATAGTCTCTAAAACTTCTAAAAGGAAAGATGCAAAGAGAAAAGTTGCTCTAATAGGACAGATATTTAGGAGGGATACGTCTCGATTTTCAAAAGAAAGAATCATGTGTAACATATTACATATGTTGATGAGAGATACCTCAAAATAACAACTCCATAAAGTTTAATGAACTGAGTGAGCGACGAGGAGTTATCACATGAGGTATtatattggtggatgcattgcgagatcacgtGGGGAGAAAACTAATGCAGCACTAAATGAAAGCATACTTAGAGTCATTGTAAAAATTGGACTTAACGAAGAGTTGACCCATAGATGGTGGGCACAAGGGCCACCATTAATTCAATATAAATCAATGAGCAAAATAACTTAGATGAAACTTGGTGAAGTGTCCAAGCCGCATGAAAGGAGTCGACATAGAAGATAGAATGTGAAGTGGAGATATGAAGCTTTCCTTGAACaaaagtcaaggacatgaactcttataaaGTCAAGAGCGTAACTTAATTTGTCGAGGTAAAGTTGGGGTCAAAAGGCTTTAGCATGAGGCAAGAGAATATGGAAGAagatactcttaaagaatatgttgTTGTATTACCATTTGAGTTTCTACGAAGGAAGTGGTGCATAATAAAAATTGTGCTGAGGGTAaaagcctaggatccagacaatgacaTACTAAttttaacaaagttagtggacttCAAGGGCCACTAGGTAATTGAATGCCCTAGAGCTAtgcttcgtctaggtgtgacTCGAGAGCAGGTGGACGAAGATCAATTATTAAATAAGTGAACATAATAAAAGGTGGTAAAGGCAAtatgttggcaaaggccacacataaaAAGATTACAGTTCGAGTTTATcttataaagatcaaaatataatAGAGATGTTACTATATGGCAACATGGTACAACATATCATGTTAAAACAATTCAAGACAATAGGACACACATGAGAGAAGTCCCGTAAGAGAtatgatcatacaaaggtatgattgAGAGTTATTATGAACTCTACTTTAGTTAACAATATGAcaagaagggttatggattcaatgagtgaatgtcatggtaccatagaggtgaGTCTTTTATGCGTGCACCAAATTTTGTACCGAATTAAAgcattggtcatcaacatataagGGGTATATACCACCGAGGAAATAGTTCAActgtaagtactagtgagtcccatgggaatcacttgatcatacaaaggtataatCAGAGCAACTGAATAGTTTGACTACTCCAAagtttatattcgcttaaggaagcCTAAAAAGCCACATAATAAGGCTAAGTAAGCGAATGTTGTTACTAAGGAAATAAAGCAGGATATAATCGGTGTAAGTCATATAACATGAAGGCTGTGACCATACATGAGAGTTGTagtttatctttccatcgaccaagagaATTGCTCAGAAAATATAAAGGTATTAAAGCAAGTGGTCAAAAAGGATGAGGAAGTGACGAGTTTAGAGAGACAACTATACAAAATCAAGCATTGATTAGAATAGAGGTAGAGTTAGAGGAGTACCATAGTGCCGTAGGGACAAATTTACCAATAGCGTAGAAAGAAATGTAGATATGAGATGACAAATAATTTGGTCATGAGTATGATAATGTCATAGTACCATAGAGGTAGGACTTTTATGGAGTTATCAATTCTTTGCTCTCATGTAGGGAGAGCACTTAGTTATGAAAGAGGCCAAGGATGCAAAGAATAcaaaggcaaactctaagtactgaGATAAGGCTAAGGGCCAAAGACCAAAGAACTTCGCAAGAAGAGTGGAAACGGGCATCTTATCTAAATAGTTAAAAGTGAGGGACTTCGGATCGATGCAAAAGTCCTCGACTAATGAATGAAGAAGGTAGTATGTGGTTTTATACATTTTATATTCAAAGGAGTAGACAGTAGAAATGATAGAGAAGAAGGTACAATTTTAGATATGACAAGCTCCAAGTCGAGGcaaaattttattcttttcaataaaactttatgcattccaaaagtttgatGACAATGAGAAAGTAAATTATAATAGCTAACACAATACAAAGAGTACAAACACTTATGATACTTCAAATATGTGAGCAAAGAGTAAACAAATACTAATAACCAAGAGCAAAGAGTAAACAAATACTAGTAACCAAACCAATATATGAAGTATAACTCTTGAGAATGTGGGAGAAGTAAAATAACATTTACCTTATCAACTCTTAAAATAACATTTACTTTATCAACTCCTAAAATGTAGAATTAATATGAGATAATCATttgaaaaaatctaaaatataagtattttttaaaaaatcattcttatatatttaaataaaatattaaaaatattaaaaattaattcaatATATTACTATCGagctatataataaaatattaaaatattaaaatattaaaaaattaattctacATTTTGTTGTCGAGCTATATTTTGGATGTCAATGCTTGATTGGTTTTAGGGAGGAATTAATTTGGCGTCTAGTAGTGAATGGCTTCAGTCAACACGGAGCAGGAAAGAGTTGACTTAATACATATGACGTCATAAAAGCTATCGATTTCCAATTAAATATTCACTAATAATCCATCAAGAACGAAGCAAGTTCGTTCTAACGTAGGATTTCAACACGTGTCGAATGGAACTGCTTTCGGAGTCCAACCCGCAAACCTATGTGGCAACGGAAACTACGCGTCGGATTGTATTTAGGATTTGTGCTCGATGAATTCGATCCCGTCTCGGATTCGGAGACCAGAATCTCTGTCTCTCTATATAAAGCCGCTCCATGGTAGGAATTAAGCCGAGTTCATTCACACGGTTGAAGTGCGACAAGAAGGCGATTGCGACGATGGAGACGACTCCTGTCCATGGCCATGCCGATTGGGTTCTCAGGGCCTATCAAACTCAGGGGACGCCGGCATCGGCTCCGGTGGTGATCAAACTCGGCTATACCGTGATGCACATTGTCGAAGGTCGAGTCGTGGAGGAACCTCCCCGTGCCTACCACACCTTTGTCTTCACTCTCGGCGACTTCCTCCACCAAACATCTCGCCGCCGGGCGATCTCGACCGTTCTCTTACGCGCCGGCGTCTATGGTTATGACATCTGCTTCGCCGGGTGGATGGAGAGACAACTCGTTGCCTACTGCAATGATCTAGTCGAGACGGCTTTCAACTCGGGCAACGGGATCGAGATGATCGTGGATGTACCTTTGGCCCACTTCCCGAGCGATGAGGAAACTTCTTCGGACGTCGAAGGCGTCGGCGAGGACGGGGATTTCGGCGGCATCCCGGCGTCGACGGACGCGGTGAAGGAGCTGGCGGTGGTGAAGTACGAGCGTGGAGGAGATGTCAGAGAGGAGAGTTGCATCATCTGCTTCGAGGAGTTCGACGAGGGCGTGGAGGTGACGCGGATGCCATGCAAGCACGCCTTCCATGGCGGCTGTCTCACTCGATGGTTGGAGAGCAGCCATGTGTGTCCTCTCTGCAGACACGCCATACCTGCTTCTGCTGATCCCTGAAATGCTTCTCCTCTTCTTGATCTCCCCGAGATTCAGAGACATCTTCTGTTTCCTGCTTCTGGACTGCGTATTGCTACAGATGAAGACAAAATAAGTGCCAGCGGATGCAGTCGATTCAAAAGGTGGATAATGGCGTTCGTGTTGTAAATACATTGATGAGGAAATGAAAGAAGTTTTTGAGTGGATTGCAAATGAAGTGTGTAATGAATTGCCTTTCTTAGGCAAATAAAACGCTATACAATCTCATCTGGTGATCTTTCTTGTTTCCCTCTACTATTCTGTTTGTTTTGTGTTTGTTAGAGCTCTCTGTTTGTGGCAGAGATCTCTCTGTTCTATGCTTAATGCAAGCATCCTctgtttatgccaaatcaaacaaTTGTAGTTGATAGGGTAAAACGCTGACGTGACGTAATACCCCGGATTAGACACGAAACGCCCCCCCACGTCGGACGCCCAGCGCAGCACGCCGCCCTAGAACGagcattaacaacgacacgacACTCGCCCACACCCGCCGTACCCGAACAACCCCCTCGGCTGACCCCTCGGGGCCGGTCGAGGCAGGCGAAGACACTGATTGacacccccataccctgcggcagctcggccctccacgcaacgcccatgacgacagacgccatcagaggtacgaccctgtcCCGGCgagatggcacatcaggtaacatccaacccacttataaataccccccggTTCCTAACAGAAAAGTGGGGCGAAAGAACAGACTCCTCTCCGccatcactaacttgatcatcggaggggtcgggccgagcaaccGCCCCGACCTTCGTGCAGGTACCCGACTCGTTCCCGAACCCGCTCGGCGCCACGGGGATTCCCAGTCAAATTCCTTCCATCAGCCACCACAACGTCCCAAGGGGATCCTCACCCGATCCAGTCGTTTGGAGCTCCGAACCAGCCGCGTTGGCCCCCAGGTCACGGCTAAaaggttacttaccgtaacagattggcgctagaaggagggcgctCCAAATGTCAGGCGATCAGCGATCCCACCTCGCCGGATCTTCGACCGCTGAACTCCCCGCTTTGGGGGAGCATCCCCTGCACAACGAAACTCACGACGACCGCCCCGCAGCAGTATCAGAACGCTACTGGCGGCTGTTCAACGACCCAGGCTTGCCACCTGCCGACGGCGCGCCCGCCGACCCGTTGCCGGTAACACCCGAGGCTTTCCACGACCTCGCCCACCAGGTCCGGACCCTGACAAGCATGGtccagaccatcatcccgatcATCTTCCAAATCTTACAATTGCTTATATAGTGATTGGTTCATCACATCAAGGAGGTAGGTTTAGTTATGGAGATTTTATCTGACACATTCATATCTATAAGTAACTCATTAAGACCTGTAATATAGTATGAGtagcaatatatttttttatataaaaaaaaaatacaaagtgAGGAAAGAATAAACAATAATGAAATGATAAcgaaaaaataaagagataactATCCTACTCActttaacataaaaaaaaaaaaaaaaaaaactcctaaGATGATGGTCTCATACCTATACATGTcttgatgaaaaaaaatatatcattagaaaAATAAATGTGACCTTACACTACTGACACATGCAATATGGAATGATGGCTTTAAGCAATAGGATTCTCTCAATTGAGTCTTTCTTTGTGGTCTTGTATCTGTGAAGTTTACCTTAGTAGCTTATTCTTAAACCAATGAGCTCAATAAAATGACAATGAACTTATTAAGTTTACCTTAGCACCAACATTATGCTTCTTGAGGCCTCATTGGTTTAAGAATAAGCTACTAAGTTAAACTTCAAGAAAATATTGTGAGACTAAGAGAATTATTTAAACTACAAGTTGTTGAAATAGGTTTTATTACATGCATCCTTTGTAAAATTTGGCCAATAACATCCTTTATAGAGGACTCTTTAAATGTCACCGTTCACCCACTGATGTATTCTCCCCTTTGTATCAACAAATACC contains the following coding sequences:
- the LOC135641442 gene encoding probable E3 ubiquitin-protein ligase RHA4A — encoded protein: MVGIKPSSFTRLKCDKKAIATMETTPVHGHADWVLRAYQTQGTPASAPVVIKLGYTVMHIVEGRVVEEPPRAYHTFVFTLGDFLHQTSRRRAISTVLLRAGVYGYDICFAGWMERQLVAYCNDLVETAFNSGNGIEMIVDVPLAHFPSDEETSSDVEGVGEDGDFGGIPASTDAVKELAVVKYERGGDVREESCIICFEEFDEGVEVTRMPCKHAFHGGCLTRWLESSHVCPLCRHAIPASADP